The proteins below come from a single Hemitrygon akajei chromosome 2, sHemAka1.3, whole genome shotgun sequence genomic window:
- the LOC140721234 gene encoding HEPACAM family member 2-like: MLSLVLQFMLVVAHVKDTVKEEVGLLDSAVLLDPELKVDPSKSEIVWTFIGRSILHHVPGHSLVKPSDQFKFRLHFNTSNGALTVNGSEHGDQGDYTFIVDGQELRIIQLRLFDELSEGSILTNIESLGFTVELTCDVFGDLNVYQWQKNGGETSQHHQLTDENRTLVIPSASSEDCGVYTCITTNPVSSIQTNYTLMLRGFSFNNIIMIAVLTAGQVISAPSLHSAVLLDQWRWETLGGRLAYRFYFLILWICNTLSLTAAYSVLIYWFVVEGT; the protein is encoded by the exons ATACAGTTAAAGAAGAGGTTGGTCTCCTTGACTCAGCAGTTTTACTGGATCCTGAACTCAAAGTTGATCCCAGCAAGAGTGAAATAGTTTGGACTTTCATCGGCAGGAGCATTTTGCATCATGTCCCAGGTCACAGCTTAGTGAAACCGAGTGACCAGTTCAAGTTTCGTCTGCACTTTAATACTTCTAATGGTGCTCTGACTGTGAATGGATCAGAGCATGGTGACCAAGGAGATTACACCTTCATTGTGGATGGACAAGAGCTGAGAATAATACAACTACGCCTCTTTG ATGAGCTGTCAGAAGGTTCCATATTGACCAACATCGAATCACTGGGTTTCACGGTTGAGCTCACCTGTGATGTCTTTGGAGATTTGAATGTGTATCAGTGGCAAAAGAATGGAGGGGAAACCTCCCAGCATCACCAACTAACAGATGAAAACAGAACACTTGTTATCCCAAGCGCTTCATCTGAAGACTGTGGAGTGTACACCTGCATCACAACCAATCCTGTCAGCTCCATCCAGACAAACTACACCTTAATGTTGCGAG gGTTTTCCTTCAACAACATTATAATGATTGCTGTATTGACTGCAGGACAGGTGATTTCTGCACCATCTCTTCATTCAGCCGTGTTGCTGGACCAGTGGAGGTGGGAAACCCTCGGAG GACGTCTGGCATACAGATTTTATTTTCTAATCCTGTGGATCTGTAATACTTTGTCACTTACAGCTGCGTACAGTGTGTTAATTTATTGGTTTGTGGTTGAAGGTACGTGA